From Virgibacillus ihumii, the proteins below share one genomic window:
- the yidC gene encoding membrane protein insertase YidC, which translates to MQKKSVFTLIYKYSLTGAVLILLLTGCATNEPIDPESANFFEHYFILPFSIIIKYVAALFSGNFGLSIIVITLLIRLAIMPFMLKQMKTSREMQQKMKVLKPEMDTINEKYKGKTDMDCKMEKQQEMQKLYQKHQLNPISSMGCLPMLIQFPILIGFYYAIRRTPEIATHNFLWFNLGHTDLILTGAAVLIYFVQSRVSLIGMDEKQKKQMALFSFISPVLIGIVSLNAPAALPLYWAVGGLFLIFQTIISKKTITA; encoded by the coding sequence ATGCAAAAGAAATCTGTATTCACTCTCATTTACAAATATAGTTTAACAGGAGCAGTTCTAATATTGTTGCTGACCGGGTGCGCAACGAATGAACCAATCGATCCGGAGTCTGCCAACTTTTTTGAACATTATTTTATTCTGCCGTTTTCGATTATCATAAAATACGTGGCAGCGCTGTTCAGCGGGAATTTTGGACTGTCCATTATCGTCATTACGCTGCTAATTCGGCTCGCCATTATGCCATTCATGCTGAAACAAATGAAAACAAGCAGAGAAATGCAGCAAAAAATGAAAGTCTTAAAACCGGAAATGGATACCATTAACGAAAAATACAAGGGTAAAACGGACATGGACTGCAAAATGGAAAAGCAGCAGGAAATGCAAAAACTTTACCAAAAGCATCAGCTGAACCCGATTTCTTCAATGGGATGCCTGCCAATGCTAATTCAATTCCCTATACTGATTGGCTTTTATTACGCCATCAGAAGAACACCGGAGATTGCCACTCATAATTTTCTGTGGTTCAATCTCGGACATACCGACCTTATCCTGACAGGGGCTGCGGTGTTAATCTACTTTGTTCAATCACGGGTATCACTAATCGGAATGGACGAAAAACAGAAAAAGCAGATGGCACTATTCAGCTTTATTTCACCGGTTCTGATAGGAATTGTTTCACTCAACGCCCCCGCTGCCTTGCCGTTATACTGGGCAGTCGGCGGATTGTTTCTTATTTTCCAAACGATTATTTCTAAAAAAACAATTACGGCATAA
- a CDS encoding diphthine--ammonia ligase, translating into MAEKVALSFSGGKDSCFTLYRLQENGIEVTCLLTTIWQKSGITVAHDEKREQIEKQAERAGIPVYFIKTDFSVYTEDFVSAVENLKVRYGIDGVAFGDIYLEGHREWGEQVASLAGVEAVYPLWTKQENMMQLLHEVIATGFKAKVIKVDSERLPESWTGRLVDSEFADEIARYNVCPMGESGEYHTTVLDGPIFGGG; encoded by the coding sequence ATGGCAGAAAAAGTTGCACTTTCATTCAGCGGGGGAAAAGACAGTTGTTTTACTTTATATAGATTGCAGGAAAATGGTATTGAAGTCACTTGTTTGCTTACAACCATCTGGCAAAAGAGCGGCATTACAGTTGCACATGATGAAAAGCGGGAGCAAATCGAAAAACAGGCAGAGCGGGCCGGAATTCCGGTTTACTTTATCAAAACTGATTTCTCTGTGTATACAGAGGATTTTGTGTCAGCAGTGGAAAATTTGAAAGTGCGATATGGAATTGACGGTGTTGCTTTTGGCGATATTTACCTGGAAGGACATCGTGAGTGGGGAGAGCAGGTGGCGTCTTTGGCCGGGGTGGAGGCGGTTTATCCGCTTTGGACTAAACAGGAAAACATGATGCAGCTTCTGCATGAGGTCATTGCAACTGGATTTAAGGCGAAAGTGATCAAAGTCGATTCGGAACGGCTTCCGGAAAGCTGGACGGGCCGGCTGGTCGACAGCGAATTTGCCGATGAGATTGCCCGATATAATGTCTGTCCAATGGGGGAGTCCGGTGAATATCATACAACGGTACTGGACGGACCAATTTTTGGCGGCGGCTGA
- a CDS encoding manganese-dependent inorganic pyrophosphatase, whose translation MDKTLIFGHKSPDTDTICSALAYADLKKKVDVNAEPARLGEVNAETQYALDYFGVEAPQLIEKVGSDVTDVILVDHNEFQQSVDNISDVKISEVIDHHRVSNFETKEPLYFRAEPVGCTATILNKMYKEQGIAVTKDIAGLLVSAIISDSLLLKSPTCTKHDVEAAYELAEIAGVNLETYGLEMLKAGADISDKTANDMITMDAKEFSMGDAKVEIAQVNAVDINEIYKLQADLETEINKTIEEKGLDLFLFVATDILNNDSEVFAAGKSKEIVEKAFDVKLDENDRALLKGVVSRKKQIVTVLTEEFSK comes from the coding sequence ATGGACAAGACGCTAATTTTCGGACACAAAAGTCCTGACACAGATACGATTTGCTCTGCATTGGCATATGCGGATTTGAAAAAGAAAGTTGATGTGAACGCCGAACCGGCACGGCTTGGTGAAGTTAACGCAGAAACACAATATGCACTGGATTATTTCGGTGTGGAAGCACCACAATTGATAGAAAAAGTTGGTTCTGATGTTACTGACGTTATTCTTGTTGATCACAATGAATTCCAGCAAAGCGTGGATAACATTAGTGATGTGAAGATTTCCGAAGTAATTGACCATCATCGTGTTTCTAATTTTGAAACAAAAGAACCGCTTTATTTCCGTGCTGAACCGGTTGGCTGTACAGCAACCATTCTGAATAAGATGTACAAGGAACAAGGTATAGCAGTAACGAAGGATATTGCCGGACTGCTTGTTTCAGCTATTATTTCTGATTCTTTACTATTAAAATCACCAACTTGCACGAAACATGACGTTGAGGCTGCATATGAACTGGCTGAAATTGCCGGTGTCAATCTGGAAACGTATGGCCTGGAAATGCTCAAAGCAGGAGCGGATATCAGTGACAAAACTGCTAATGATATGATTACAATGGACGCCAAGGAATTTTCCATGGGAGATGCAAAGGTGGAAATTGCTCAGGTTAATGCAGTCGATATTAATGAAATCTACAAGCTTCAAGCAGATTTGGAAACGGAAATCAATAAAACGATTGAGGAAAAAGGACTTGATCTCTTCCTATTCGTTGCAACCGATATTCTAAACAATGATTCAGAAGTTTTCGCAGCAGGGAAGTCAAAAGAAATTGTTGAAAAAGCTTTTGATGTGAAACTGGACGAAAATGACAGAGCACTTCTTAAAGGCGTTGTGTCACGTAAGAAACAAATCGTAACCGTGCTGACAGAGGAGTTCAGCAAATAA
- a CDS encoding SLOG family protein, giving the protein MKILTVTGYKPMELNIFKPDDSRIAFVKGAIEKRLIDFLEEGLEWVLISGQMGVELWAGEVVLAMQEKYPIKLAVLPPFENQESRWPEQVQLLYQELMAEADFYKPLYKGDYQGPYQFQAKNMWLVDKSDACLMLLDEEFPGSNRFFHEAAVKAGDDYPIYLITPADLDETVEEMRMMDEEFWE; this is encoded by the coding sequence GTGAAAATTTTAACCGTAACCGGATATAAGCCAATGGAACTCAACATTTTTAAACCCGATGACTCGCGGATTGCTTTTGTCAAAGGTGCAATTGAGAAACGCCTAATCGACTTTTTGGAAGAAGGGCTGGAATGGGTGCTCATTTCAGGGCAAATGGGTGTGGAATTGTGGGCTGGTGAGGTCGTTCTTGCTATGCAGGAAAAGTATCCGATTAAACTTGCGGTGCTCCCGCCATTTGAAAATCAGGAATCAAGGTGGCCAGAGCAAGTTCAGTTGCTCTATCAGGAGCTGATGGCCGAAGCGGATTTTTACAAGCCGCTATACAAAGGTGACTATCAGGGTCCATATCAATTTCAGGCAAAAAACATGTGGCTGGTTGACAAGAGCGATGCTTGCCTGATGCTCCTGGATGAAGAATTCCCAGGTAGCAACCGATTTTTCCATGAAGCAGCTGTGAAAGCAGGTGACGATTATCCGATTTATTTGATCACCCCGGCAGACCTGGATGAAACTGTTGAGGAAATGCGCATGATGGATGAAGAGTTTTGGGAGTGA
- a CDS encoding MurR/RpiR family transcriptional regulator, whose amino-acid sequence MEKLYAKIKQHQASFSKSLKKIAAYVYNDPSVFAMNSAKEAGKRIGVSETTIIRFAHTLGYKGYSALQQEYQNSIFRKKSSLDNYRNQKFSPHESKSIKNHMFQDLHTIQTAMEQISDNDLEKVVQKLRNSSNTVVTGAQASFPLAYWLTFTLDIVSGNVQQFVPGVDSLKRISELDENSVFVAFSFHRYSSETTKLAKAARKQGTTVISFTDNAFSPIAEHSDITLAVHTDERSTLDIVPAIFSLVNSIMSAVSRRNPKSFQQSIEAFNSTIVNEFFE is encoded by the coding sequence ATGGAAAAATTATATGCAAAAATCAAGCAGCACCAAGCTTCTTTTTCAAAAAGCTTAAAAAAAATAGCAGCTTATGTATACAATGATCCCTCTGTTTTTGCTATGAACTCAGCAAAAGAGGCTGGCAAACGGATTGGAGTTAGTGAAACAACGATTATTCGCTTTGCACATACACTCGGTTACAAAGGATACAGTGCTTTGCAACAGGAATATCAGAATAGCATATTCCGAAAAAAAAGCAGCTTAGATAACTATCGCAATCAAAAGTTTTCGCCCCATGAAAGTAAGTCTATTAAGAACCATATGTTTCAGGATTTGCATACTATCCAAACGGCAATGGAACAGATTTCTGATAATGATTTAGAAAAGGTTGTGCAGAAACTGCGGAATTCCAGCAATACAGTTGTTACCGGTGCCCAGGCATCGTTTCCCCTTGCATACTGGTTAACATTCACGCTTGATATCGTTTCAGGTAATGTCCAGCAATTTGTACCGGGAGTGGACAGTTTGAAGCGGATCAGCGAACTGGATGAAAACAGTGTGTTTGTCGCCTTTTCCTTTCACAGATACAGCAGTGAAACGACAAAACTGGCCAAAGCGGCCCGAAAACAAGGGACGACCGTAATCAGCTTTACTGATAATGCATTTTCACCAATAGCAGAGCATTCGGATATAACGCTCGCTGTACACACAGATGAACGATCGACACTGGATATTGTGCCTGCGATCTTCTCGCTGGTAAACAGTATTATGTCCGCCGTATCCAGACGTAACCCTAAATCATTCCAGCAAAGTATTGAAGCTTTTAATTCAACAATTGTCAACGAATTTTTTGAATGA
- a CDS encoding GNAT family N-acetyltransferase, whose product MEKIIKTSTITIRPLTTMEELLEMQKVEEVVWQMSPNPVHQTFTALNNGGIILGAFDGNRMIGFLYSFAGFDGQNAYLCSHMLGILSAYRSGGLGMRMKRKQAEMAGELGYSIITWTFDPLESLNAYLNLHKLGAVGAAYHIDHYGTMNDNLNKGLPSDRIQIEWSTVEQEDTPPVNFAPERLLTDIDEHNKPLGRTAIFHDDHDGWFVAIPANFQSIKKENIELARSWRLVTRKAFQLLFNHEYVAVDLLHNPSKKISYYYFSK is encoded by the coding sequence TTGGAAAAAATCATCAAAACATCAACAATTACAATCCGACCGTTAACAACGATGGAAGAACTGCTGGAAATGCAAAAAGTGGAAGAAGTCGTTTGGCAGATGTCACCAAATCCGGTTCACCAGACTTTCACAGCACTGAACAATGGCGGAATCATTCTAGGAGCTTTTGATGGCAACAGAATGATAGGATTTCTGTACAGTTTTGCCGGATTTGATGGGCAAAATGCCTACCTATGCTCCCATATGCTTGGTATTTTATCAGCGTATCGAAGTGGTGGGCTGGGAATGCGAATGAAACGAAAGCAAGCGGAAATGGCCGGAGAATTGGGATATTCCATCATCACATGGACATTCGACCCGCTTGAGAGCCTCAATGCCTATCTTAATCTGCATAAGCTGGGGGCTGTTGGTGCAGCATACCATATTGATCATTACGGTACGATGAATGATAACTTGAATAAAGGACTGCCCTCCGACCGAATTCAAATTGAGTGGTCAACTGTTGAACAGGAAGACACTCCGCCTGTAAATTTTGCACCGGAAAGACTTCTTACTGATATAGATGAACACAATAAACCACTTGGACGAACTGCTATTTTTCATGATGATCATGACGGTTGGTTTGTCGCTATCCCGGCAAACTTCCAATCCATTAAAAAAGAGAATATCGAACTTGCACGGAGTTGGCGACTGGTGACCCGGAAAGCCTTTCAACTTCTTTTCAACCATGAATACGTTGCAGTAGATCTTTTACACAATCCATCAAAAAAAATTAGTTATTATTACTTTTCTAAATAA
- a CDS encoding nuclease-related domain-containing protein, with protein MFIKPLKIPCHILKTMALDRRIPVSHPHKEFITQRASNLYSGYKGEKALEYYLNFLPEDQFFIFHYLRLPDKYGHFQMDFLILSMYFHLIIEVKNFYDNISFDEFGQSFRIKAEEVQVFNNPVEQVSLQHNRFVDWNRCNDFPAVPVEKVVIYSRDDIYLRNLTNNKLITDLVMHRDKLLPKIQLFMGKHKTLRLTEKQLMEMSYKLLEQHTPEKFLLIDQLGITADQLVKGVECPECGNIPMKWSVGQWECFYCGKVSKTAHRLALADYALLNQKYINNRQAREFLQVNSVHSMRRLFHREKFSHVGVSSGRKYELSVEKLLDE; from the coding sequence TTGTTTATTAAACCTCTCAAAATCCCCTGCCATATTTTAAAAACAATGGCTTTGGACAGACGCATCCCCGTATCCCATCCACACAAGGAATTCATAACGCAGCGGGCCTCTAATCTTTATTCCGGTTATAAAGGTGAAAAGGCGCTGGAGTACTACTTGAATTTTCTTCCCGAGGATCAATTCTTTATCTTTCATTATTTGCGGCTGCCTGATAAGTACGGTCACTTTCAAATGGATTTCCTTATTCTGTCTATGTATTTTCATCTGATTATTGAGGTGAAAAATTTCTACGACAATATCAGTTTTGACGAGTTCGGACAGTCATTTCGTATCAAGGCCGAAGAAGTCCAAGTGTTTAACAATCCTGTTGAGCAGGTGAGTTTGCAGCATAACAGATTTGTTGATTGGAACCGGTGCAACGATTTTCCGGCTGTCCCTGTGGAAAAGGTAGTGATTTACAGTCGTGACGATATTTACTTGCGAAACCTCACAAACAACAAATTAATTACTGACCTCGTTATGCATCGTGATAAGCTACTCCCGAAAATACAACTATTCATGGGTAAACATAAAACCCTTCGTTTAACGGAAAAGCAACTTATGGAAATGTCATACAAATTGCTTGAACAGCATACTCCGGAAAAATTCCTGCTAATCGATCAGTTGGGGATTACCGCCGATCAATTAGTGAAAGGCGTTGAATGCCCCGAATGCGGTAATATTCCTATGAAATGGAGTGTCGGCCAATGGGAATGTTTTTATTGTGGAAAGGTATCTAAAACTGCACATCGCCTGGCACTTGCAGATTATGCCTTGTTGAATCAAAAATATATAAATAACAGGCAGGCTCGGGAATTTTTACAGGTAAACTCTGTACATTCAATGAGACGTCTGTTTCATCGGGAAAAATTTTCTCATGTTGGGGTAAGTAGTGGCAGGAAATATGAACTCAGTGTTGAAAAATTGCTGGATGAGTAG
- the menC gene encoding o-succinylbenzoate synthase codes for MTIPIEQIKLRRLKMQLKHPFTTSFGTMQNKEFFITEVLDNTGNQGFGESVAFSSPWYNEETVQTNYHVMKEFLIPLLRENDIHHPDDVLDVFSPIRRNNMAKSAMEGAIWDLYAKRRKVPLAEALGGKKEEIDVGISIGIQPTIDDLLNTVGKYVQEGFKRVKIKIKPNWDYDVLAAVKKEFPDVPVMADANSAYTLEDINQLQRLDELGLMMIEQPLAHDDIVDHSKLQAVMQTPICLDESIHSLEDTKKAIQLESCRIINIKIGRVGGLSEAKRIHDYCRAHGIPVWCGGMLEAGVGRAHNIALTSLSQFALPGDTAGSSRYWKKDIITPEVTVENGRITIPNKPGIGYEIDKDALNRFTVEEETFKM; via the coding sequence ATGACAATACCAATAGAACAGATTAAACTGCGAAGGCTGAAAATGCAGCTGAAACATCCGTTTACAACAAGCTTCGGCACGATGCAGAACAAAGAATTTTTTATAACGGAAGTACTTGATAATACCGGAAACCAAGGTTTTGGCGAATCAGTTGCCTTCTCCAGTCCCTGGTACAATGAAGAAACAGTGCAAACCAATTATCACGTGATGAAGGAATTTTTAATTCCATTGCTTCGGGAAAACGACATTCACCATCCCGATGATGTCCTGGATGTTTTTAGCCCAATCAGACGGAACAATATGGCCAAGTCCGCAATGGAAGGCGCCATTTGGGATCTTTACGCAAAACGGAGAAAGGTGCCGCTTGCTGAAGCGCTTGGCGGAAAAAAAGAGGAAATCGATGTAGGCATCAGTATTGGCATTCAACCAACCATTGATGACCTGCTGAATACGGTAGGCAAATATGTTCAGGAAGGATTCAAACGTGTAAAAATCAAAATTAAGCCAAATTGGGACTATGATGTACTTGCTGCAGTTAAGAAGGAATTTCCGGATGTTCCGGTTATGGCAGACGCCAATTCAGCCTATACACTCGAAGACATTAATCAGCTGCAGCGCCTTGATGAACTTGGCCTGATGATGATTGAACAGCCGCTGGCACATGATGACATCGTGGATCATTCCAAGCTGCAGGCCGTTATGCAGACGCCTATCTGTCTCGATGAAAGCATTCATTCGCTGGAAGACACGAAGAAAGCAATCCAATTGGAATCGTGCAGAATTATTAATATTAAAATCGGACGTGTTGGAGGTTTGTCTGAGGCAAAGCGGATTCACGATTATTGCAGAGCTCACGGAATTCCCGTCTGGTGCGGCGGTATGCTGGAAGCGGGTGTTGGACGCGCGCACAATATTGCTCTTACCTCCCTTTCACAGTTTGCACTTCCCGGTGATACGGCGGGTTCATCACGCTATTGGAAGAAAGACATTATTACACCTGAAGTGACCGTGGAAAATGGCAGGATAACGATTCCAAATAAACCTGGTATCGGTTATGAAATCGATAAGGATGCGCTAAACAGGTTTACGGTTGAAGAGGAAACATTTAAGATGTAG